The Herpetosiphonaceae bacterium nucleotide sequence GTTGGCGAAGCCGTCGAAGACCACATAGACCTCGATGCCGCGCTTGGCCGCAAGCTCCAGCTCCTGCTTGAAGCGCTTGCCAACGTGATCGCCCTTCCAGATAAATGTTTCCAGCAGAATACGCTTCTCGGCATGGCGAATTGCATGGAGCATCGCCTCGTAGAGATCTTCGCCGTAGGTGTAGATCTGCACCTGATTTGTGCCAATCTGGCTTGGATCGGGACGTGTGCGCGGAAAGCGGCCCTGCGACTGGTAGCGCTTGCGCCATGTATCGATCGCGACTAGCGTGCTGATGATCACGCCCTGGAGCGCAAAGATCGCGATGATCGCGCGTTTGAGAGTTCTAAATAGCACTGTTTGCATCATGCATATTCTCGTGATGTAACGTTGCGGCAGATTGCTCTGTTTGCATTGTATATCACGATCTGGCTTCGATGCCTGACTCGCTGGATGATATACAACGCAGGCTATTTGTGTTATATATACACAATGTAGCACAAGCTCCCAGACGCTCGTTTATACTCGGACATGGTTTGAGTTCGAGCAGGACCAAAGGATCAGCATATGGCGCATCAACCGATCACTCACGGTATTTTATTCACCGATCAGTACCAGCTCACGATGGCGCAGGTCTATTTTCGGCTCGGCATTCACGAGCAACCGGCGCTCTTCGAGCATTTCTTCCGCTCGTATCCCGACTACCGGCGGCATCAGGCGGGCTATTGTATCAGCGCGGGGCTACAGCCGTTCGTGCAGTGGATGCAGGCAGCCTCCTTCGGCGAGACGGAGGTCGAGATTTTGCGGGCACAGCGCAGCCGTACGGGAGCGCCGCTCTTTGCCGACGATTTTCTGCAATGGCTGCGGCGCAGCGGCTCCTTCGACGGCCTTACGCTCGCGGCGCTGCCCGAAGGACGGGTCGCCCATCCCCACATGCCTCTGACGGTCGTTCGGGGACCGCTGGCGCTGGCACAGATCCTTGAGACTTCGCTGCTCAATCATATCAACTACCAGACCTTGATCGCGACGAAAGCGGCGCGTATGCGTGAGAGCGCCGGCGAGGGCACCGTGATGGAGTTCGGCCTGCGCCGCGCGCAGGATACCGGTGCGAATGCCGGAACACGGGCGGCGCTGATCGGCGGCGCGGACTTTAGCTCCAATCTCGGCATGTCGGCGGCGCTGGGCCTTCCGGCCAAAGGCACGCATGCTCACAGCATGGTGCAGGCAGCGATGGTGCTGGGCCTGGGCGAGCTTGGCGCATTTCGCGCGTACGCCGAAACCTATCCCGACGACACCCTGCTGCTGGTCGATACGATCGATACGCTCGGCAGCGGCGTGCCCAACGCGATCACCGTCTTTGAAGAGCTGCGCCGCAAAGGTCACGAGCCGGTCGGGATTCGCCTCGATTCAGGCGATCTGGCGTATCTCAGCATCCAGGCAGGCAAGATGCTCAATCAGGCGGGCTTTCCCAACACCTCGATCGTGCTCTCGAACGATCTGGATGAGCTGGTGATCTGGCAGATTTTGACGCAGATCCGGGCTGAAGCACCGCAGGAGGGTCTGGAGCCCGAAGCGCTGATCAAACGGCTCGTCTTTGGCGTCGGCACGCAGCTCATCACCTCCACCGGCTACCCGGCGCTCGGCGGCGTGTACAAGCTGGTCGCGCTATGTGGCGATGAAGGCTGGCGTCCGGCGATCAAAATCTCCGACTCGCCCGACAAGATCGCCAACCCTGGGCATAAGCGCTGCTGGCGGCTCTACGATCAGCGCAACCGCGCGACGGCTGACCTGATGGCGCTTGAGGAAGAAGACATCCCGAACATGCCGGAGATCGTCCTGCGACACCCGTCGGATGTCACCAAGACGCGCATCGTCCATCGCGGCGACACAACGCTGGAGCTGCTGCACCGCGAGATCGTGCGTGATGGCCGCGTGGTCTATGACTGGCCCTCGCTGGAAGAGATGCGCCAGACCCGGCGCGAGGACGTATCGCGCCTCGATCCTGGTGTGCGCCGCCTGATCCACCCGCACATCTACCACGTGTCGCTGACCGAGGCGCTCTGGAATCTCAAGTACGAGCTGATCGCTGCGGCAAGGCGCTAGGGGCCGTGAGGCCGGGGGTGTGGGGGCCAACCCCCACCATCTTTCTTCTGCCCCCTCGCCTGATAGAGAACAAAGAACAACGGAACAAAGAACAAAGCCGTTAGCTCCTGTTCTCTGTTCTTTGTTCTTTGTTCTTTGTTCTCCGTTCTACTAAATATCCGGCGGCGGCTCAGGCTCGCCCTGAATATCGCCGTGCCAGCGCTCCAGCCAGTCCATCGCCTCGCGCAGCCGTCCGTAGGGCAGATTGCGATACGAGCTGATCCCAAACTGGCGGTGCAGGCC carries:
- a CDS encoding nicotinate phosphoribosyltransferase, with protein sequence MAHQPITHGILFTDQYQLTMAQVYFRLGIHEQPALFEHFFRSYPDYRRHQAGYCISAGLQPFVQWMQAASFGETEVEILRAQRSRTGAPLFADDFLQWLRRSGSFDGLTLAALPEGRVAHPHMPLTVVRGPLALAQILETSLLNHINYQTLIATKAARMRESAGEGTVMEFGLRRAQDTGANAGTRAALIGGADFSSNLGMSAALGLPAKGTHAHSMVQAAMVLGLGELGAFRAYAETYPDDTLLLVDTIDTLGSGVPNAITVFEELRRKGHEPVGIRLDSGDLAYLSIQAGKMLNQAGFPNTSIVLSNDLDELVIWQILTQIRAEAPQEGLEPEALIKRLVFGVGTQLITSTGYPALGGVYKLVALCGDEGWRPAIKISDSPDKIANPGHKRCWRLYDQRNRATADLMALEEEDIPNMPEIVLRHPSDVTKTRIVHRGDTTLELLHREIVRDGRVVYDWPSLEEMRQTRREDVSRLDPGVRRLIHPHIYHVSLTEALWNLKYELIAAARR